The stretch of DNA AAAATATTAATTCTGGAGAAGATTTAGCATATTTACTTCGTGATAAATTTCCAAATACTAAAATTATCATTCTTACTTCTCATGCGGAAGCTTTTTTGCTCTACGATTTAAAGAAAAAAGTAAATCCTGAGGGAATTTTGGTTAAAAGCGATTTTTCAGCTGAAGAATTATTAAATGCTTTTGAAACCATTTTGAAAGGAGAAATTTTTGAGAGTAAAACCGTGAGGGAAAGCATAGACGAAATTTTACAATCAAAAGACAAAATTCTTCTCGATGAAACCAATCGTGAAATCATAAGATTATTAGCTCAAGGCGTTCTCACTAAAAACATGCCACAGTACATTAATCTTGGTATTAGCGCCATTGACAAAAGAAAAGCTCAAATTAAAGATTACTTTTTAATTAAAGGTGGAAGTGATGAAGACATCGTTAGATTATCTAAAAAACACGGATTAATTTAAAAAAAAACAAAAAAATTTAACAAAATGTACAGAAAATCTGTATACGAGTAAACCTACAAAGGCAGTAACTTTATACTATAAAACTGACAACTTTATAGTTATGAAAAAATTTACTTTAATAATCGTTTTTTTAATCGTGCTAACTTTAGTCTGGTTAGGTTTAATTATTAATGTTGCGTTTTTCTATTTTGATCATATTAGCGAATCTAAAATAATTTTAAGAGACATTTCCTTGCAATTTAAAGTTATTTATTTTCTAGGAATAGCTTTAAATATTGGGTTTCTTTCATTAATAATTTTAAGAAAAGATAATCAATATTTTTAGTTATATTTCATTTTTCTTAATACCCTCATAACTTCTTTAAAAGCAATATAAGCATCTTGATTTTCTAATTTTTTTAAAATAGTTTTCGCCTCAATCAGTTTTTGTTTAGCGTCTTCAAATCCATTTAAGTAACAAATCATCA from Flavobacterium haoranii encodes:
- a CDS encoding response regulator, with translation MSKINIFMIDDHPMMIEGYKSILSYNSLDVEVDVVAAHNCKEAYDRINFTTNENAFDVVFLDLSLPAYEEKNINSGEDLAYLLRDKFPNTKIIILTSHAEAFLLYDLKKKVNPEGILVKSDFSAEELLNAFETILKGEIFESKTVRESIDEILQSKDKILLDETNREIIRLLAQGVLTKNMPQYINLGISAIDKRKAQIKDYFLIKGGSDEDIVRLSKKHGLI